The genomic region GTGACCTATGAGAAGGTTCAGGTGACCGGCGAAAGGACGACGGAAATCGGCACGGGTGAGGCTGGCAGCGAAAGCGGGCTGATGCTGACGCGTGACCAGAACATCGTCGATATCGGCTTCCAGGTGGTCTGGAACATCGCCGATCCGGAACAGTACCTCTTCAACCTCGCCGACCCGGAAGATACGATCCGCGCCGTCAGCGAAAGCGCGATGCGCGATATCGTCGCCCGCTCGGAACTGTCGCCGATCCTGAACCGCGACCGGGGCGTCATTGCCGCCGACGTGCAGTCTCAGGTGCAGGCGACGCTGGACAGCTACAATGCCGGGATCAGCGTGATCCGCGTCAACCTGCAGCGCGCCCAGCCCCCGCGTGAGGTGCTTGACGCCTTCCGCGAAGTGCAGGCCGCGCAGCAGCAGCGCGATACGCTGGAAAGCGAAGCCGACGCCTATGCCAACCGGGTGACCGCTGGCGCGCGCGGTGCCCGCCGCCCAGCTTCTGGAAGAGGCCGAGGCGTACCGCGCTCAGGCCGTCAACGCAGCCCAGGGTGAAGCCGCACGCTTCATCAGCGTCTATGACGAATATATCAAGGCCCCCGAAGTGACCCGACGCAGACTGTATCTGGAGACGATGGAACGCGTCTTCAGCGGCATGAACAAGGTCATCCTTGACGGCGTGTCCGGCGGTGAGGCGGGTCAGGGCGTCGTTCCCTTCCTGCCACTCAATGAACTTGGCCGTGCCGCGGCAGCCCCCGCTGCCGGAACCACGACGGGAGGGACCAACTGATGCGTGCGATGTATGTGATTCCAGCCGTCGTGCTGGTGCTGGGTGTGCTGTTGTCTTCGGTCTTCATCGTCGATGAACGCAAGAAGGCGCTGGTGCTGCAATTTGGTCAGGTGACTCAGGTCAAGGAAGAACCCGGCCTTGGCTTCAAGCTGCCGCTGATCCAGGAAGTGGTGTATTACGAAGACCGCATCCTTGGTCTGCCGACGACGCCGATCGAAGTCACCATGCTGGATGACCGCCGTCTGGTGGTCGATGCCTTCGCCCGCTGGCGGATCACCGATCTGATCCGCTTCCGCGAAGCGGTGGGCACCGGGGCCGAAGCGCAGGCGCTGCGGCGTCTGGAAAGCATCGTGAACCCGGCCATTCAGGAAGTGCTGGGTTCGGTCCCGTCGAACCGGGTGCTTTCGGAAGACCGGACAGCGTTGATGAACCAGATCCGCGACATCGCCCGCCGGCAAGCCGCGAACCTGGGGATCGAGGTTGTGGACGTCCGCCTGACCCGCACCGATCTGCCCGAGCAGAACCTTGATGCGACCTTCAACCGGATGCGCGCCGAACGTCAGCGCGAAGCCGCGGACGAGATCGCGCGCGGTGGTGAAGCCGCGCAAAGGGTGCGGGCAACGGCAGACCGGACGGTGGTGGAACTGACGTCGGACGCCCGGCGCCAGGCCGAAGTGATCCGGGGTGAGGCTGACGCAGAACGCAACGGCATCCTTGCCGGCGCTTTCGGCCGTGACCCCGAGTTCTTCTCGTTCATCCGGTCGCTGACCGCCTACGAAGCCTCGCTGCGGGGCGAAAACTCCAGCATCGTGATGCAGCCCGACAGCGAGTTCTTCAACTACCTGCGGTCGGAAATCGCGCCAGTGGACCGGCCCGTGGAAACCGCGCCAGTCGCGCCATGAGCCTGGTGGCGCTGGCAATCGGATTGGTTCTTGTGGTCGAGGGGCTGGCGCTTGCGCTGGCCCCTCGGCGCATGGAGGACGCGTTGCGCGCGCTTGCCGCGTTAAGCCAGGACCAGCGTCGGGCCATCGGCCTTGCGGCACTGGCGATCGGGGTCTTGCTGGTCTGGTTGTCGCGCACGGCATGACAAATGCCTTCACTTCCCCTTGAGGGCGCATGTCGGGGTTTGCATTGTCCGCGCGCATCACTAACTGTTCGCCATATCCAGTCATGGCCTGCCGGAGACGATCCCCGGCCAACCCGTGACGGTCCGTTGAACAGGAGTTCGCATCGTGCCCGACCTTACCCCTTCGATTCGTACCGCGCTCCGTTCCAGCCCACTTCTGGCGCTGGTGCTGGGCTTCGGTCTTGCCCTCGCCCCTGCAACCGAAACGCAGGCCTTCGGGGCCCCTGAAAGCTTTGCTGATCTTGCCGATCAGATCAGCCCCTCGGTCGTGAACATCACGACATCCGCATTGATCGCCGGCCCCGCTGACGGAATGCCGATGGTGCCGGAAGGCAGCCCGTTCGAGGATTTCTTCGATGACTTCAACAACCGTGGCGGCAATGGCCCGCAGCGGTCCGAGGCGCTGGGTTCCGGCTTCGTCATCTCGGAAGACGGGTTCATCGTCACCAACAACCACGTCATCGAAGGTGCTGACGAGATCACCATCGAATTCTTCTCGGGCAAGAAACTGCCGGCAAAGCTGATCGGCACCGACCCGAAAACCGACATTGCCGTCCTGAAGGTCGAGGCGGGCGAACCGCTGCCCTTCGTGACCTTCGGCAACTCTGACCTGATGCGCGTGGGCGACTGGGTCATGGCCATGGGCAACCCGCTCGGCCAAGGCTTTTCGGTCAGCGCCGGGATCGTCTCGGCCCGCGGGCGTGAACTTTCCGGCAGCTATGATGATTACCTGCAGACCGACGCCGCAATCAACCGCGGCAACTCGGGCGGGCCCTTGTTCAACATGGATGGTCAGGTGATCGGCGTGAACACGGCGATCCTGTCGCCCACCGGCGGGTCGATCGGCATCGGGTTCTCGATGGCCTCCAACGTGGTGACCAAGGTCGTGGACCAGCTCAAGCAGTTCGGCGAAACCCGGCGCGGTTGGCTGGGCGTGCGCATTCAGGACGTAACCCCCGACGTGGCCGAAGCGATGGGTCTGGCCGAGGCGGCGGGTGCCCTTGTGACGGAAGTGCCGGAAGGCCCGGCGCGGGATGCGGGAATCGCCTCAGGCGATGTCATCACCCGGTTTGACGGTCAGCCTGTCGGCGATGCCGGCGACCTGACCCGCCGTGTGGCCGATGCCCCGATCGGCGAAGCCGTGCCGGTGATCGTCCAGCGCGATGGCCGCACCGAGACGCTGGCCGTCACCCTTGGCCGGCGCGAAGAGGCCGAGGCTTCCACGCTTCCAGCCTCGACCCCCGCCCCCGAAGCCCCCCGCGAGATGGAGACTTTGGGTCTGACCCTCGCCCCCCTCGACGCTGACATGCGCGATCGGCTGGGCCTTGATGCATCGACCGAGGGTCTGATGATCCTGAACGTCGACGCCGCATCGGAAGCCTTTACCAAGGGCCTGCGCGAAGGTGATCTGATCACCGAGGCTGGCCAGCAGAAGGTCGTGCGGCTGCAGGATCTGGAAGACATGATCGCCCAGGCCAAGGCAGAAGGGCGTCAGTCGATCCTGCTTCTGGTCCGCCGTGGCGGCGATCCCCGCTTTGTGGCGCTGTCGATCAACTGACGCGCCGATCCAAAGGACAGCATGGCGGCAGGGTTTCCTGCCGCCATTTTTCATGCAGCGGCCAGGGTGAAAGCGGAATTTTCGAAAATTCCGCAGCGGAGCCTTCGAAGGCTCCGGTCCGATTTCTTCAAAGAAATCGTGGCCGATGCTTTAGGGCTGGTCCCCCGCCCGGGTGCCATCGTGGCGAAAGCCGGGGTCAAGCAACCGGTCCAGCAAGGGCGACAGGTCCTCGATCACGTCGGCCACGACATGCACCACCCCCGCCTCGCGCTGCAGTTTGCCGGTCACCCGCAGCAACCGGCCCGAAATGACCGCGCGGCGAAAGCGTTCATAGATCTTGGCCCAGACCACCACGTTGCAGGTGCCGGTCTCATCCTCAAGCGTCACGAAGATCACGCCCTTGGCGGTGCCGGGACGCTGGCGCACCAGAACCAGCCCTGCCACCGTGACCCGCGCCCCGGCCGGCGGTTCCACCAGCCGCGCCGCGGGCAGGGCGCGTGGCGGGCGCGGCCAATCGGCCAGGCGGGCGACGGGCGTAGTGCGGGCGGCATGGGATGGGTCGGGCGACATGAGAACAATACTAGAACATCTGCCGTGTGAGGCAAGCCTTGTCACAGGCCCGCCTCCCTCTGGCAAAGCTGGGGCAATTGTCCTATGTCCTTGGCAACACGGATGGCGGGAGACCACGATGGCGAAGATCACTTACGTAGAACATGGCGGCAAGGAACATGTGGTTGACGTGGCCAATGGCCTGACCGTCATGGAAGGCGCGCGCGACAACGGCATTCCCGGCATCGAGGCTGACTGCGGCGGTGCCTGCGCCTGCTCGACCTGCCATGTCTATGTCGATCCCGCCTGGGTCGAAAAGCTGCCGAAGAAGGACAGCATGGAAGAAGACATGCTCGATTTCGCCTGGAAGCCCGATCCTGTCCGCTCGCGCCTGACTTGCCAGTTGAAAGTGTCCGACGCGCTGGATGGTCTGCGCGTCCAGATGCCCGAAAAGCAGATCTGATGCGCCGGGCGCTTGCCTTGGTCTTGATGGCCGGGGCGGCGCAGGCCGAAACAGTCCCCCTCGCGCAGGCCGAGGTGATCCGGGCCGATCTCGCCCAGCCGACTGACCGCTATGCCCATGCCGTGCTGGGCGATGCGCTGGAATGGGGCGGGCTGACCCTGACCGTCAACACCTGCCTTGGCTGCGCCGGGCTGCATCTGACCGATGTCACGATCACCCTGCCACCCAACCGCGTGTTCGAGGATGTGACGACACGGCTGGCAGATCTGGACAGTGACGGTCGCGATGAGGTTGTCGTCGTGGAAACCGACCTGGCCCTTGGGGCTTCGCTGGCAATCTACGGGGCCGGTGGAAAGATCGCCGCGACTGATTTCATCGGGCAGCCGAACCGCTGGCTCGCCCCCGCCGGGATCGCCGATTTCGATGGCGACGGTCGGGTCGAAGTGGCCTATGTCGACCGCCCGCATCTTCTGGGCGATCTTGTCTTCGTCCGGCTGGAGGGCGACCGGCTGGTGGAAACGCAGCGGCTGCCGGGGCTGACCAATCACCGGATCGGGCAGGATGTCATCTCGGGCGGCCTGCGCGACTGCGGGCAGGGGCCGGAGCTGGTGTTGGCGTCGATGGACTGGACGCGCATGCTTGGCGTCCGGGACGGGCAAGTCGATGATCTTGGTCCGATGCCGCCCGAAGGCCTGACCATCCCGCCCTGCTGATCAGCTTTCCGGCTTTTCCAGCCGGTCGGCCTTCTTGCGCACCAGAACGCTGCGCAGATCATGCATGGCCAGCAAAAGCGCATCGGTCACCGCGTCAAGCTGGTCGCCGCTGGCCCGCGACTGCGCCCATTGGGTCGTCAGGTTCAGGTGGTCAACCGTGCGCAGGATGTCATCCACCTCACGCAAGGCAAGCAAGGCCTGCCGCCCGGTCAGCCATTCACGAATGGCCGCAAGATCGGCCTTGGACAGTTCAGTCTCGCCATGCGGCTTGATGTTGCCGTTCTTGACGTTGACGGTGGCGATCTCATCCATCTCGATCCGGCGCTGGCGGTTTTCGGTGCTGATGCGGAAGACCACAGCACCGTTTTCGCGCACCCGGAAGTAGTAGTGGGGAAGATCAGCTGCCATGGCCCCTGCCTGTCGTCTGTCACTTTGCGCCCGACGCCTGAGCCGCCCACCGTCCCGAACCCGCGCCCTCTCATTCCTTAAGGAGAGTGCGGCGGGCGTCAACCCGCAACACGGGTTCCGCTACCTGATCCTTGTTGCTTCAGACCAGCGCCGCGCAGAAGCGCTGGATCCGGGTACAGGCCTCGCGCAGCACCGCGTCACTGGTGGCATAGCTGATGCGAAAGTTCGGCGACACGCCGAAGGCCGCGCCAAACACCACGGCCACGCCGGTTTCCTCCAGCAGGGCGGTGGCAAAGACCTCGTCATTGGTGATGACGGTGCCGGCAGGCGTTGCCTTGCCGATGCAGCCGGAGATGTCGGGATAGACGTAGAACGCGCCTTCCGGCTTGGGACAGCGGATGCCCTTGGCCTGGTTCAGCATCGACACCACAAGGTCACGCCGTCCCTGGAATACGCGGCGCCAGTCGGCCAGAAACTCTTGCGGGCCCGACAAAGCCTCAAGCGCTGCGTATTGGCTGATCGAACAGGGGTTCGACGTCGACTGCGACTGGATCGTCCCCATCGCCTTGATCAAGGCCACCGGACCCGCGGCATACCCAATCCGCCAGCCCGTCATCGCATAGGCCTTGGACACGCCATTGCAGGTCAGCGTACGGTCGTAAAGGCCGGGCTCCACCTCGGCCGGGGTGCAGAATTCGAAATCATCGAAGACAAGGTGTTCATACATGTCGTCCGACATCACCCAGACATGCGGGTGGCGCATCAGCACGTCGGTCAGGGCCTTCAACTCGGCCCGGGTATAGCCCGCGCCCGTTGGGTTCGACGGGCTGTTGAAGATGAACCATTTGGTCTTCGGGGTGATCGCCGCTTCAAGCTGGTCTGGCGTCAGCTTGAATTCGGTCTCGATCCCGCAGATCACCGGAACCGGGGTGCCCCCGGCCAGAAGCACCATGTCGGGATAGGACACCCAATAGGGTGCGGGGATGATCACCTCATCCCCCGGATTGCAGGTTGCCATCAGGGCGTTGTACAGAATCTGCTTGCCGCCCGTCCCGACCGACACTTGCGCTGGCGTGTAGGTCAGGCCGTTTTCCCGCAGGAACTTGGCGCAGATCGCCGCCTTCAGCTCCGGCACGCCATCCACGGCGGTGTAGCGCGTCTTGCCAGCGTCAATCGCCCGCTTTCCAGCCTCGCGGATGTTGGCTGGCGTGTCGAAATCCGGCTCGCCCGCGCCAAGGCCGATCACGTCGCGCCCTTCGGCTTTCAACTGCGCGGCCTTGGTCGTAACGGCAATGGTGGGCGAGGGTTTGACGCGCCCCAGCGTATCGGACAGGAAGGCCATTTGCGCATTCTCCGGCGGACTGTTTGCGATTTTCGGCTGCAGGTCTTAGGGTTGCCGCCCCACCGACACAAGCGATATCGAAAGAAGGAGAGGCGAGATGGCGGAAATTCGTGAAGCGGCGACATGGTTTGCCGATGACGTGGCAACATTCGGCGACCGGCTGCTTGCAGCCCGCGAGGCAGCGGGCCTTGGTCAGGCTGAACTGGCCACCAAGCTGGGCGTGCGCGACAAGACCCTTGCGGCCTGGGAAGAGGATCTGGCCGAACCCCGCGGCAACCGTCTGCAGATGCTGGCGGGGATGCTGAACGTGTCGCTTCGCTGGCTGTTGACCGGGATTGGCGATGATCTTGACGAACCGGGCACAACCCCGGGCCTGACCTTGCCCGCGCGGCTGGTGCTGGCTGACATCACGCGCATCAAGACCGATCTGCGCAAGCTGGTATCAGACCTTGAACAGGCCGAGGATCGGCTTAACCTTCTGTTGCAGGCTGACAATCCGGCCGATGAACTCGCTGATGAGGCGCTGTCCGCATGACCGAAACCACGGAAGCCAGATTGAAACGGATGCGGATGCGGTCGTGGCGGCGGGGCACCAAGGAGATGGACCTTGTCCTCGGCCCTTGGGCCGACACGCATCTGACCTCTCTGAACGATGACGAGCTTGCCAGCTATGACATCTTGCTGGAGGAAAACGATCAGGACCTGATGGCATGGATCTTGGGCCAGTCCAGCGCGCCCGCGCCGATCGCGGCGCTGCTCGACCGGATCGCCGCCCATGCCCGCAGCCGTCTGCAGTCGCCGGCCTGAAAGGATTCGAGACCAAGTTTACGGAATGTTTGTGCTTTGTGCTGATTCTGTCCGGACTGTAACGGTGGAGAATTGGCGTGACGCAACAGACCCCGCTGCTGGATGGCTCGCTGCAGGCATTCCTGTCCTGCTATCTGGAAAACCTTGCCCTTGTGGAACGGTTGCACCGGCTGCTTCTGGACGTGATCAAGGATGAATTCGAACGGCTCGGGATTCTTGAGATCAACTCGGTGCAGGCCTTGCTGCTGTTCAATGTCGGCGAGAATGAGGTGACGGCGGGCGAACTGAAATCGCGCGGCTACTATCAGGGGTCAAACGTCAGCTATAACCTGAAAAAGCTGGTGGAACTTGGCTACATGCACCACCAGCGGTCGGAAATCGACCGCCGGTCGGTGCGGGTGCGGCTGACCGAAAAGGGTCGGCATGTGCGGCGCATGCTGTCCGACCTGTTTGCCCGCCATGCCGAAGCGATGGACCGGCGCGGCCTGATCGACGCCTCCGGGATGGATGACATCAACACCTCGCTGCGCCGGATGGAACGGTTCTGGACCGAACAGATCCGCTACATCTACTAGGGCCAATCACCTGCCGGTCAGTTGACCTTCCGGGTCGGCACAAAGGGCAGGGGGGCGACGGGCAAGCCATCCTCGATCATCTGCCGGGCGTCTTCGGGCCGGGCTTCGCCGTAGATTGCCCGCTCGGGGGCGTCACCCTCATGGATGCGCCGCGCTTCGGCGGTAAAGTTCATGCCGACATATTCCGAATTCTCGGCAATCTGTTTGCGCAAGGCCGCGATGGCCGCTTCCAGATCGGTGCCCGGATCACGCAGGTTTGGCGCACCCGGCCCGGTCTCCGCGACAGAGGCATCCGCCGCCTTTTCGACTGGCCCCGCCACGGCCTTGCGTGCGGGCCGGACCGTGGGTGCCATCAGGTCCTTCTCGACCTCATTCGCGCCGCAAACCGGGCAGGCCAGCTGATTGCCCGCCTCCAGCGCAGCGAAAGCGCCGGTGTTCTGGAACCAGCTGTCAAAGCGGTGTCCCGCCTTGCATTTCAGGGTGTAGCGGATCATCTGCGTGTCCCGTAGGAAGTCCCGACCGAAACACCTAAGGTTTCGGTCGTCAAGTTCAATGGCAAGCTCAACGGCGGCCAAGTCCCGCCCGATCAGCGCCCGCCGCGCCGCGCGTCCTCGGCCGCATCGCCCGCGATCGGGGCGGGTCGACCCTGTCTTGGCGGCACGAAGCTGGCAATCAGGCCGGCAAGGTCAGGTTCATTCACCATCGTCGCCGCGATGTCCTGCCGAAACCATTGGCGGGTGCGTTCCTTCATCTCGGGGAACTTGTCCGCCAGACGCACCACCTGCAGCCCGTAGACTGCCACCGCACAGGGCACCTGAGCCGAAACCGAAAGGCATTTCTGATACCCGTAGCGGCCAAGGCAGACCGGATTGATCGCCCCTTCAACCCCCGCTTCCTCCCAGGCTTCCTGGGCGGCTGCGGCTTCCGGGGAAAGGCCGACCATCGGCCAGCCCTTGGGGATGATCCAGCGCCCGGTGTCCCGGCTGGTGATCAGCAGGATCTCCACGCTGTCATGGCCTGCGCGCCAGCACAGGGCACCGTATTGCATCCTTGCACCCGGCGACCCGGCGGCTTGTGCCGCGATCTTGTCCTGCGAACCCATGTCTTGCCCAATCTGCCCGCCCGGTTCCGGGTCTGGCCCCTGATCTGCTGCCTCATTCACAATATGGCATGGATTGGCCCTAATTTACAGCGATCTCATGGAAATTTGACGGAAAAACATGGCGGATTACCTTATCGTGCGATGCGAAGCGAAAAGGATGGGCAAATGCGGGCACTCATGGTCGGTTGTCTGATGGGGCTGACGGGTCTGTCGGCAGAAGCGGCCGAAAGCTTCCGTTTCGCCTCGATCGACGGGGGAGAGATTGACCTCGCCGATTACGCCGGCAAACCGGTGCTTGTGGTCAACACCGCCTCGCTGTGCGGCTACGCCGGCCAGTTTGACGGGCTGCAGGCCCTGCATGACCGGTTCGGGCCCGAGGGCGTTCTGGTGCTGGCAGTCCCGTCGGATGATTTCAACCAGGAACTCGAAGATGAGGCGGCGGTAAAGGAATACTGCGCCACCACCTTTGACCTGACGCTGCCGATGACCGAAATCACCCCGGTGCGCGGCAGCAATGCGCATCCCTTCTACGCCTGGGTGCGCGACCAGACCGGCTTCGCGCCGCGCTGGAACTTCAACAAGGTCCTCCTTGCGCCCGATGGCAGCATCGACGCCACCTTCGGGTCGGGGGTAGAGCCGGAAAGCAACCGGATCGCCGGCCGGATCGAGGTCTTGTTGCAGTGATCCCCACGCCCCCGCCTGCGCCCGACAGCGCGGTCGGGGCGCCGCTTTTCATCGGCTCCGAAATCTACCGCGGGTCGTCCTATGGCCCGACCCACCCGTTGCGGGTGCCCCGCGTGTCAACCGTCATGGACCTTGGCCGCGCGCTTGGCTGGCTGCCGCCGGACCGCTTTCGCACCAGCCCCCGCGCCAAGCCCGCCGCGTTGGCACTTTGGCACGACGCCGACTACATCGCCGCCCTGCAAACGGCCGAGGGGTTGGGCGAAGCCACGCCCGAAATGCGCAGCCGGTTTCACCTTGGCACCCTGTCCAA from Tabrizicola piscis harbors:
- a CDS encoding MarR family winged helix-turn-helix transcriptional regulator, with the translated sequence MTQQTPLLDGSLQAFLSCYLENLALVERLHRLLLDVIKDEFERLGILEINSVQALLLFNVGENEVTAGELKSRGYYQGSNVSYNLKKLVELGYMHHQRSEIDRRSVRVRLTEKGRHVRRMLSDLFARHAEAMDRRGLIDASGMDDINTSLRRMERFWTEQIRYIY
- a CDS encoding glutathione peroxidase, with product MRALMVGCLMGLTGLSAEAAESFRFASIDGGEIDLADYAGKPVLVVNTASLCGYAGQFDGLQALHDRFGPEGVLVLAVPSDDFNQELEDEAAVKEYCATTFDLTLPMTEITPVRGSNAHPFYAWVRDQTGFAPRWNFNKVLLAPDGSIDATFGSGVEPESNRIAGRIEVLLQ
- a CDS encoding NUDIX hydrolase; protein product: MGSQDKIAAQAAGSPGARMQYGALCWRAGHDSVEILLITSRDTGRWIIPKGWPMVGLSPEAAAAQEAWEEAGVEGAINPVCLGRYGYQKCLSVSAQVPCAVAVYGLQVVRLADKFPEMKERTRQWFRQDIAATMVNEPDLAGLIASFVPPRQGRPAPIAGDAAEDARRGGR
- a CDS encoding helix-turn-helix domain-containing protein; the protein is MAEIREAATWFADDVATFGDRLLAAREAAGLGQAELATKLGVRDKTLAAWEEDLAEPRGNRLQMLAGMLNVSLRWLLTGIGDDLDEPGTTPGLTLPARLVLADITRIKTDLRKLVSDLEQAEDRLNLLLQADNPADELADEALSA
- a CDS encoding 2Fe-2S iron-sulfur cluster-binding protein; protein product: MAKITYVEHGGKEHVVDVANGLTVMEGARDNGIPGIEADCGGACACSTCHVYVDPAWVEKLPKKDSMEEDMLDFAWKPDPVRSRLTCQLKVSDALDGLRVQMPEKQI
- a CDS encoding DegQ family serine endoprotease — protein: MPDLTPSIRTALRSSPLLALVLGFGLALAPATETQAFGAPESFADLADQISPSVVNITTSALIAGPADGMPMVPEGSPFEDFFDDFNNRGGNGPQRSEALGSGFVISEDGFIVTNNHVIEGADEITIEFFSGKKLPAKLIGTDPKTDIAVLKVEAGEPLPFVTFGNSDLMRVGDWVMAMGNPLGQGFSVSAGIVSARGRELSGSYDDYLQTDAAINRGNSGGPLFNMDGQVIGVNTAILSPTGGSIGIGFSMASNVVTKVVDQLKQFGETRRGWLGVRIQDVTPDVAEAMGLAEAAGALVTEVPEGPARDAGIASGDVITRFDGQPVGDAGDLTRRVADAPIGEAVPVIVQRDGRTETLAVTLGRREEAEASTLPASTPAPEAPREMETLGLTLAPLDADMRDRLGLDASTEGLMILNVDAASEAFTKGLREGDLITEAGQQKVVRLQDLEDMIAQAKAEGRQSILLLVRRGGDPRFVALSIN
- a CDS encoding DUF1178 family protein, with the translated sequence MIRYTLKCKAGHRFDSWFQNTGAFAALEAGNQLACPVCGANEVEKDLMAPTVRPARKAVAGPVEKAADASVAETGPGAPNLRDPGTDLEAAIAALRKQIAENSEYVGMNFTAEARRIHEGDAPERAIYGEARPEDARQMIEDGLPVAPLPFVPTRKVN
- a CDS encoding FG-GAP repeat domain-containing protein, which gives rise to MRRALALVLMAGAAQAETVPLAQAEVIRADLAQPTDRYAHAVLGDALEWGGLTLTVNTCLGCAGLHLTDVTITLPPNRVFEDVTTRLADLDSDGRDEVVVVETDLALGASLAIYGAGGKIAATDFIGQPNRWLAPAGIADFDGDGRVEVAYVDRPHLLGDLVFVRLEGDRLVETQRLPGLTNHRIGQDVISGGLRDCGQGPELVLASMDWTRMLGVRDGQVDDLGPMPPEGLTIPPC
- a CDS encoding OB-fold nucleic acid binding domain-containing protein; its protein translation is MSPDPSHAARTTPVARLADWPRPPRALPAARLVEPPAGARVTVAGLVLVRQRPGTAKGVIFVTLEDETGTCNVVVWAKIYERFRRAVISGRLLRVTGKLQREAGVVHVVADVIEDLSPLLDRLLDPGFRHDGTRAGDQP
- a CDS encoding DUF2065 domain-containing protein, with product MSLVALAIGLVLVVEGLALALAPRRMEDALRALAALSQDQRRAIGLAALAIGVLLVWLSRTA
- a CDS encoding succinate dehydrogenase assembly factor 2, whose translation is MTETTEARLKRMRMRSWRRGTKEMDLVLGPWADTHLTSLNDDELASYDILLEENDQDLMAWILGQSSAPAPIAALLDRIAAHARSRLQSPA
- a CDS encoding pyridoxal phosphate-dependent aminotransferase, encoding MAFLSDTLGRVKPSPTIAVTTKAAQLKAEGRDVIGLGAGEPDFDTPANIREAGKRAIDAGKTRYTAVDGVPELKAAICAKFLRENGLTYTPAQVSVGTGGKQILYNALMATCNPGDEVIIPAPYWVSYPDMVLLAGGTPVPVICGIETEFKLTPDQLEAAITPKTKWFIFNSPSNPTGAGYTRAELKALTDVLMRHPHVWVMSDDMYEHLVFDDFEFCTPAEVEPGLYDRTLTCNGVSKAYAMTGWRIGYAAGPVALIKAMGTIQSQSTSNPCSISQYAALEALSGPQEFLADWRRVFQGRRDLVVSMLNQAKGIRCPKPEGAFYVYPDISGCIGKATPAGTVITNDEVFATALLEETGVAVVFGAAFGVSPNFRISYATSDAVLREACTRIQRFCAALV
- the hflC gene encoding protease modulator HflC; translated protein: MMRAMYVIPAVVLVLGVLLSSVFIVDERKKALVLQFGQVTQVKEEPGLGFKLPLIQEVVYYEDRILGLPTTPIEVTMLDDRRLVVDAFARWRITDLIRFREAVGTGAEAQALRRLESIVNPAIQEVLGSVPSNRVLSEDRTALMNQIRDIARRQAANLGIEVVDVRLTRTDLPEQNLDATFNRMRAERQREAADEIARGGEAAQRVRATADRTVVELTSDARRQAEVIRGEADAERNGILAGAFGRDPEFFSFIRSLTAYEASLRGENSSIVMQPDSEFFNYLRSEIAPVDRPVETAPVAP